Genomic segment of Truepera radiovictrix DSM 17093:
ACCACTTCGGATTTGGAGACGAGCCGCTCGGGGTTCGACAGCTGGTACGCCGTTTTGGTCAGCAAGGAGTCCTGTTTCTCGGTAATGACCACCTGGAGTCGCTTGCTCTTCTCGCGTTTGGGCATCCTTGAGCCTCCGTGAAAAACCCGGGCGGGCCGCTGCGACCGGAGCCGAGGCCGCCGACTACGCACCGCGCGTTACGCGCCCACAGCGTCGCCGCACCACCCGATACCCTAGTGTAGCATTAACTTACACACCTTGACAGTACGGAAGTCGGCACTTAAACTATGTTTGTGTAGCTCATGGAGATGTGTAATTTACACAATCCCATGATAATGTGTCAAGCAAAGGCCTGCACGGCGGCGTGCAATCTGCTAAGTTAAAGCACGCCCCGCAGGGTGCTTCGCGTACGGACCCTTGGGTAGGGTTGTAAGGAGACTATGGAACTTCATCATGACGCCTTTTTTGTGACGGGGGGCGTCCCCCTGCGCGGCGAGGTCGGCGTCCACGCAGCCAAAAACTCCGCGCTCTACCTGATGCTGGGTGCGCTCTTGACCCGCGACGAGGTCGTGCTCGAGGAGGTGCCGCAGCTCAGCGACATCCTCGCTCTCTGCGACCTGCTGCGGCACTTCGGCGCGCGCGTCACCTGGCGCGGGCGTGACCTTCACCTCGACGCCGCAAAGCTCGTGACCTGCGAAGCGCCCTACGCCTTGGTGAGCCCCTTGAGGGCGAGCTTCGTGGCGATGGGGGCGCTTTTAGGCCGCTGCGGCGAAGCGCACATGTCGATGCCGGGGGGGTGCGCCTTCGGACCGCGCCCGGTCGACCGCCACATCAAAGCGTTTCGGCAGCTCGGGGTCGCTTTCGAGGAGACCAAAGGCGACTTTCACGCGCGCCGCCTTCAGCCACTTAGGGGGCGGGTGCTCTTCGACGCGCCAACCGTTGGTGGGACGCAAAACGTCATTTTGGCGAGCGCCGTGGGCAGCGAGCGGGTGATCATCGAGAACGCCGCTTTGGAGCCCGAGATCGCCGACCTCGCGGCGATGCTGAACGGCATGGGGGCGCGCATCGCGGGGGCGGGCACGCCGACGATCACCATCGACGGGGTAAGCGCGCTGAGCGGGACGCGCTACCGCCCGCTACCCGACCGCATCGAGGCGGGGACGCTGATGCTCGCCGCAGCGGCCACGCGGGGGCGGGTGACCCTCACGGGCGCGCGCGCCGAGCACCTGCGGGCCGTTATCGCCAAGCTCGAGGAGACCGGGGTGCGGGTGTGCGAGGAGGGGCCCGAGCGGCTCTCGGTCGACGCGACCGGTTCTCTCAAACCGACCGACATCACGGCGCTCGAGTACCCCGGTCTGCCCACGGATCTGCAGGCGCCGTTTGGCGCCTTTCTGGCGACCATCCCCGGCCGCAGCGTGGTCACCGACCGCGTCTACCCCGACCGCTTCACCCACGTCGGTGAACTTGCGCGCACGGGGGCGCAGCTCGAGCTCGATGGGCGCACGCTGGTGATTCACGGCGGGGTGCTGCGCGGCGCCACCATGCACGCCGCCGACATCCGCGCCGGGGGCGCGCTGGTGATCGCCGCTTTGGCTGCTCACGGCGACTCGACGATCACCGGCGTGCAGTATATCCGCCGCGGCTACGAGCGCCTCGCAGAGCGGCTCAACCTCCTGGGGGCCAGGGTGCGCCTCGGTGCGGCGCCCGCGCTCGCGGCCGGCCTCTGCGGCGACTAAAGGGTGCTGTTGCGGCGCAACGTCGGCGCGAACGTCGGCAAACCCGCGCCTTCTGGGAGGGTGGCGGCTTCCCGAAAGGTTCAACCCAAAAAAACCGGCAGCGCTAAGCTGCCGGCTGGCGTTATGGTTGCATGGTTGACGCCGCTTAGGCGGTGCGGCGCCTCTCGGCTTGTGCCAGGATGAGCTGCGGGTCGTCGAGGTTCTCGAGGGTGATGTTGACGGCCGTGATGTCGCTGCCCGGTACCTCGAACATCAGCTCCAA
This window contains:
- the murA gene encoding UDP-N-acetylglucosamine 1-carboxyvinyltransferase — protein: MELHHDAFFVTGGVPLRGEVGVHAAKNSALYLMLGALLTRDEVVLEEVPQLSDILALCDLLRHFGARVTWRGRDLHLDAAKLVTCEAPYALVSPLRASFVAMGALLGRCGEAHMSMPGGCAFGPRPVDRHIKAFRQLGVAFEETKGDFHARRLQPLRGRVLFDAPTVGGTQNVILASAVGSERVIIENAALEPEIADLAAMLNGMGARIAGAGTPTITIDGVSALSGTRYRPLPDRIEAGTLMLAAAATRGRVTLTGARAEHLRAVIAKLEETGVRVCEEGPERLSVDATGSLKPTDITALEYPGLPTDLQAPFGAFLATIPGRSVVTDRVYPDRFTHVGELARTGAQLELDGRTLVIHGGVLRGATMHAADIRAGGALVIAALAAHGDSTITGVQYIRRGYERLAERLNLLGARVRLGAAPALAAGLCGD